ATCGAAGTCGTAGTAGAAGCCGTCCTCGATGCTGGGTCCGATCCCCAGCTTTGCCTGCGGATAAAGCCTTTTCACCGCCTGCGCCATAACGTGCGCGCTGCTATGGCGATAGGCATCCAGATAATCCTGTTTCGAGCTCATGACCGTTAAAAAAGCCGAAAACCCACCGCCGATCGGGAGAATTCCCATCTCGCGATCGCCCCGGGTTCCGGCTTCGCTCCCGCAGTTGTTGTCTCTCCAGTCCCTCGGATGTCGAACCGTCCTGAAAGGGCGTGAAACCCTTGGGCGATACTGGACTCGAACCAGTGACCTCTACGATGTCAACGTAGCGCTCTAACCAGACTGAGCTAATCGCCCCGAAGCTAGGTATGTATATATGCCTCCACCCCCGGGATGCAATAAAAATTTAACCGGCGCCAAGGAGGCGCCGAGGGTGGCGCGGACGGCCGACAATGAACCGGAATCGATCAATTTTCGCGTTCGAACCCTGACCGTACGGCGGCGAGAACGGCTCCGATCAACACCAGCACCGCGATCCAGACAAGTGCGCTCATCTCATTCTCCCCGGTCTTCCCGGTAGAAACAACCCTGTCGATTGTCGCTCAGACGCCGCTTCGGGGGCAGTAAAAAATACTCCGGGGAGGGGCGCGAAACTCCCTTTTGCTCTTCCCGGGACGGGTACACACCGGAAACGACCAGGAGCGCGGCTCCGGCTCGGGTTTCGAACCGGCCCCGGAAAACCCGGCGGGCGCCGGGCACGACCAGGTGCCCGCAACGGGCGTAAACATCGGGGAACATAACCCCCTCCACCAATTCCCGTTCCGAATCGAGAGTGACGAACAGCATCATCCGGTCGCCGGCGGACGACACCCGGCGCCTGGCCGCCACCCGCGCGACCAGGCGGACGTCCCCGCCGGGAAGCGGGATGCGGTCGGGCGCCCGGGCGACCGGCGACCCGGGGGAAGGGAAACCGGGAGGACCGCCGGGGAAAACGGGGGGCCGATCTTCGGGAGAGTAACGACGCGAACCGGCCGTTCCGGAATACGCGGCGTACTTCCACCCCAGTTCCGCCCTTCCGACACCGAGGCCGTCCAAGGCGCCGGCGGACAGCAACCTCCGGGTTTCGGCTACTCCCGGTCTGACCCGTCCGATGAAATCTTCCCACGACGAGAATCCGCCCCGCGGGCGCGCAACCACTATCCGGCGGATCGCCTCCGGACCGAGGCCGGACACCTCCATCAACCCCAAACGAATTCCGGCGCCCTCGGATATGGAGACGCCTTCGCTGTGGTTGACATCGGGAGACAGAACCTCCAACCCCAAACGGCGCGCTTCTTCGATGTACTCCGAGGAAGGATAAAATCCCCCCCGTCTCGAAATAACCGCGGCCAGGAACGATGCCGGGTAGTGAGCCTTCAGCCATGCGGTTTGGAAGGAGAGGACGGAAAAGGCGGCGCTGTGGGCCTTGCAGAACGAATAGGCCGCGAAACTGCGGATCTGACCCCAAAGAGCGTCGATCTCTCTCTCCGGGAAACCGGTGGTCCGGCAACCGGACCGGAAACGTTTTTCCAGGACCCCCATGTTCTCCTTCCCGTTCATGGCCCTCCGGAACAGGTCGGCATCCCCCATACTCATTCCCGCCGCCGCGCTCACCACTCTCATCACCTGTTCCTGGTAGATCATCACTCCCTTGGTTTCGGCAAGGATGGGCGCAAGAAGCGGGTGAAGGCGGGGGACCGGCTCCTCCCCCCGGCTGCGGGCGATGTAGCGATCGGCCAGGCCGGAACTGTTGACTCCCGGACGGATGATGGAACTGGCCGCCACCAGGGTTTCGAAATCGCGGCAGCCCAACCGCCGCAGCAGCAAGCGCATGACCGGGGACTCTATGTAGAAACAACCCAGCGTTCGACCGGTCGCTATCAGGCGCCCGGTCGCCTCGTCCTCCCGTGGTTTGACGGTTCCCCAATCCAGGGTGGTGCCGCGGGCCGCTTCCAGGCGGATCGTGTCCTCCACCACCGCCAAGGCGCGCTGCCCCAGGATGTCGACCTTGACCAGCCCCAGATCGCGAATCGAATACATGTCCGGCTGGGTCACCACCAGACCGCCGGAGGCGCGTTCCAATGCCACCATATCGGTCAGCGGGCGGGGAGAAACGACCACCCCGCCGGGGTGGACGGAAATATTCCTGGGTATCCCCTCCAGGGCGGCGGCGAGCGTCAATATCCGGCAGAACCCGGAATCCGCCCAGGGGAGATCGCGGCATTCGGGAATCTCCCGGCGCAACCGCTCCGGCTCCCGGTTGCTGAAGAAATAGGGCAGTTTCCGGGAAATCTCCCGGATCTTCTCCTCCCTCCACCCCAGAACCCGCGCGGCTTCACGGAAAGCGCCCCGACCGCGGAACCGCGACGTCGTGGAAATCAGCGCCGTCCGCTCTCTTCCATAACGGCGACGGATGAATTCGATCACTTCACGACGCCGGTGGGTGGGGAAATCGATATCTATGTCGGGGGGGTCCGGGCGATGTTCGTTCAAAAAACGCTCGAAATAGAGCCCGTGTTCGAGGGGGTTGACGGCGGTGATCCCCAACAGGTAACAGACCAGGCTGTTGGCGGCGCTTCCCCGGCCCACCCAGGGGATTGCCCGTTCCGCGGCGAAAACGACGATTTCCCGGGCCAGGAGGAAGTAGCCGGCAAACCCCATCCGCTCGATTACCCCCAACTCCCGCTCCAGGCGGACCCGGCCCGGTTCCGAGCCTCCCATCGTTCGGGAGAAGGCATCCCGGCAGGCGGCGCGGAGTACGCCGACGTCTCCCTCCGGGTACAACCGCGGCGGAGATCCGTCGAACCTGAAATCGCAGGCGGCGGCGAGGCGCCCCGACTCCGCCAGCGCCGCCCGGGCGAACCCGGCCCGTTCCAACTCTCCCCGGCGCGGCAGACACCCTCCGTCCGGACGGCGGGTAGGCGTCTTCTCCTTCCGGGTCCGGATCAGGGAAAGGAATCCGGCCACGGCGGCGGCGGCGGGGTCAGGAAACGCCACCCGCGGCATCGCTACCGCGACCGGTTCCCCCTTTCCCCGCTGCCGTGCGCGTACCGGATTCCAGGCGAGCCGTAGCCCCGGGATTGCCCGGGCAGAGGGGGGAAGAAGCGCCGGGTTATCGACCAGGATGAACAGGTTTCCCCGGCGCCCGGTTTCAAATACCCGGGCCGGGGAAAAACCGGGGTCCAGCCGGCGAGCCGTCGTCAGCCGGCACAGTTCGCTCCACCCCTCCCGGTTCCGGGCCAATAAAACGAGGTTGCCGGCAGGAGACGTCAACTCGACTCCCAGCAACGGCCGGATACCGGTCTCGCGGCACGCCCGGTCGAATTCCACCGCGCCGTACACGCCGTCGCGATCGGTCAGGGCCAACGCCGGATATCCCAGGCGGGAGGCGGTCCGCGCCAGAACCGCCGGAGACG
The sequence above is drawn from the bacterium genome and encodes:
- the dnaE gene encoding DNA polymerase III subunit alpha, with the translated sequence MFVPLHCYSHYSFLRGTASPAVLARTASRLGYPALALTDRDGVYGAVEFDRACRETGIRPLLGVELTSPAGNLVLLARNREGWSELCRLTTARRLDPGFSPARVFETGRRGNLFILVDNPALLPPSARAIPGLRLAWNPVRARQRGKGEPVAVAMPRVAFPDPAAAAVAGFLSLIRTRKEKTPTRRPDGGCLPRRGELERAGFARAALAESGRLAAACDFRFDGSPPRLYPEGDVGVLRAACRDAFSRTMGGSEPGRVRLERELGVIERMGFAGYFLLAREIVVFAAERAIPWVGRGSAANSLVCYLLGITAVNPLEHGLYFERFLNEHRPDPPDIDIDFPTHRRREVIEFIRRRYGRERTALISTTSRFRGRGAFREAARVLGWREEKIREISRKLPYFFSNREPERLRREIPECRDLPWADSGFCRILTLAAALEGIPRNISVHPGGVVVSPRPLTDMVALERASGGLVVTQPDMYSIRDLGLVKVDILGQRALAVVEDTIRLEAARGTTLDWGTVKPREDEATGRLIATGRTLGCFYIESPVMRLLLRRLGCRDFETLVAASSIIRPGVNSSGLADRYIARSRGEEPVPRLHPLLAPILAETKGVMIYQEQVMRVVSAAAGMSMGDADLFRRAMNGKENMGVLEKRFRSGCRTTGFPEREIDALWGQIRSFAAYSFCKAHSAAFSVLSFQTAWLKAHYPASFLAAVISRRGGFYPSSEYIEEARRLGLEVLSPDVNHSEGVSISEGAGIRLGLMEVSGLGPEAIRRIVVARPRGGFSSWEDFIGRVRPGVAETRRLLSAGALDGLGVGRAELGWKYAAYSGTAGSRRYSPEDRPPVFPGGPPGFPSPGSPVARAPDRIPLPGGDVRLVARVAARRRVSSAGDRMMLFVTLDSERELVEGVMFPDVYARCGHLVVPGARRVFRGRFETRAGAALLVVSGVYPSREEQKGVSRPSPEYFLLPPKRRLSDNRQGCFYREDRGE